Proteins encoded within one genomic window of Salipaludibacillus agaradhaerens:
- a CDS encoding LemA family protein: protein MVILIIVLVVVALFLIMNYNSFQKLNVNVDNAFADLDAFLMKRVDQLDNLIQTARQATDKEIEALENVVGLRQGILKASNPDEKIKAHNQLTKEMQAITVTIERYPELKFNENYLHIQRSINEIEEQIQAARRNYNGHVGKFNKSIAVFPGNIIAGFFRFTSREMFEAPPEKRENVDVKALFNR from the coding sequence ATGGTTATTTTAATCATCGTACTAGTTGTAGTGGCACTTTTCCTTATTATGAATTACAACAGTTTTCAAAAGCTTAATGTAAATGTTGATAATGCATTTGCGGATCTCGATGCTTTTCTAATGAAACGGGTGGATCAGCTTGATAACTTAATACAAACAGCGCGTCAAGCGACGGATAAAGAAATTGAAGCATTAGAAAATGTTGTTGGGCTACGTCAAGGTATTTTAAAAGCAAGCAATCCAGATGAAAAAATCAAAGCGCATAACCAGTTGACGAAAGAAATGCAAGCTATTACTGTCACAATCGAGCGCTATCCAGAACTCAAATTTAACGAGAACTATTTGCACATTCAACGGTCTATTAATGAAATCGAAGAGCAAATTCAAGCAGCTCGTCGTAACTATAACGGGCATGTCGGTAAATTCAATAAATCTATCGCTGTTTTTCCTGGAAACATCATTGCTGGTTTCTTCCGCTTTACCTCAAGAGAAATGTTTGAAGCACCACCAGAAAAACGGGAAAATGTGGATGTAAAAGCGTTATTTAATCGCTAA
- a CDS encoding DUF3137 domain-containing protein, whose protein sequence is MKIGKQDATYQLERFSKTQAEFDEHYEKDLQPIAEKLEEERQKTMSLAKEQAKKLIIPALVALAMIIFFDGFRIYVIAALAAYGAYLFKDVYEQRKKMRVKIKEQLLTALIQFLNPNFTYKPKSYVHRNQFIKSNIFKDDPNRYSGDDLIKGFVGNDDVDANGIKGTKTELSFSEIKAEKVEKYKDKNGKTQERVTTIFQGMIFVVDFNKDFEGLTTVVPKQKGLKISLPRFLSGEKGRRLEEVELEDMEFMDKFTVRTTDQIKARYILTPGFMRRLYEFATKKREVQPQDTPKPETLKEAVKVGLNVGGDQRRASQDARNVAYFSFRDGKMYFLLSTGKEHFESGLLTPINKSLVQEYYEDINKSLELVDELNLNLRIWSKE, encoded by the coding sequence ATGAAAATAGGGAAACAAGATGCTACTTACCAACTTGAGAGATTTTCAAAAACACAAGCAGAATTTGACGAACACTATGAAAAAGATCTTCAACCAATAGCAGAAAAGTTGGAGGAAGAGCGACAAAAAACGATGTCTTTAGCAAAAGAACAGGCGAAAAAACTCATCATACCTGCCCTGGTAGCACTTGCCATGATCATTTTCTTTGATGGTTTTAGAATCTATGTGATAGCGGCATTGGCTGCATATGGCGCGTATTTGTTTAAGGATGTTTATGAGCAAAGAAAGAAAATGCGAGTCAAGATAAAAGAACAACTTCTTACCGCACTTATTCAATTCCTTAATCCTAATTTTACGTACAAACCGAAGAGCTATGTACATCGCAATCAATTTATAAAATCAAATATTTTTAAAGATGACCCGAATCGTTATTCAGGGGATGATTTAATAAAAGGTTTTGTAGGAAATGACGATGTTGATGCTAATGGTATTAAAGGAACGAAAACGGAGCTGTCGTTCTCAGAGATTAAAGCCGAGAAGGTAGAGAAATACAAAGACAAAAATGGGAAAACACAGGAACGGGTTACGACCATTTTCCAAGGCATGATCTTTGTTGTAGATTTTAATAAGGATTTTGAAGGTTTAACAACGGTTGTACCGAAACAAAAAGGGTTGAAGATATCGTTACCTCGTTTCTTATCGGGTGAAAAAGGGCGACGTCTAGAAGAAGTAGAGTTAGAGGATATGGAATTTATGGATAAGTTCACAGTTCGCACAACAGATCAAATTAAAGCGCGATATATTCTAACACCAGGATTTATGAGACGTCTCTACGAGTTTGCTACGAAGAAAAGAGAGGTTCAGCCACAGGACACACCAAAGCCAGAAACTTTAAAAGAGGCAGTTAAAGTGGGGCTTAATGTAGGTGGCGATCAGAGACGAGCGAGTCAAGATGCTCGGAATGTGGCCTATTTTTCATTTAGAGATGGAAAAATGTATTTCTTACTTTCCACAGGTAAAGAACATTTCGAATCAGGTCTTCTAACCCCAATTAATAAGAGCCTAGTGCAGGAGTATTATGAAGACATTAATAAATCATTAGAGTTAGTTGACGAATTGAACTTAAATTTACGTATTTGGTCTAAAGAATAG